A genome region from Candidatus Reconcilbacillus cellulovorans includes the following:
- a CDS encoding sugar ABC transporter permease, with amino-acid sequence MMGAAVWRNATLHGLILAGAVVMLYPLLWLLGSSFKPEQEIFADPGLWPKTWTLENYVKGWSGISGISFATFFQNSFYVSFLSIAGNLLSCSMAAYAFARLDFVLKRLWFAAMIVGMMLPYHVLIIPQYILFNEAGWVNTFLPLVVPKFLATEGFFVFLIVQFLRTLPAELDKAATVDGCGPIQIYWRIALPLSVPVLVTTAIFTFIWTWNDFFSQLLYLNDAKRYTVSLGLRLFLDSSSQSQWGPMFAMSVVSLVPVFAVFLFFQRYLLEGVVAGSLKG; translated from the coding sequence ATGATGGGGGCGGCAGTTTGGAGGAATGCGACGCTGCACGGCCTGATTTTGGCCGGAGCCGTCGTCATGTTGTATCCGCTTTTGTGGTTGCTAGGCAGTTCGTTTAAACCGGAACAGGAGATTTTTGCGGATCCCGGCCTCTGGCCGAAGACTTGGACGTTGGAAAATTACGTAAAAGGTTGGAGCGGCATTTCAGGCATTTCGTTCGCGACGTTTTTTCAAAATTCGTTTTACGTCTCGTTTTTGTCGATCGCGGGAAATTTACTGTCCTGTTCGATGGCGGCATATGCGTTCGCCCGCCTGGATTTCGTGCTCAAACGGCTCTGGTTTGCGGCGATGATCGTCGGCATGATGTTACCGTACCATGTGTTGATCATTCCGCAATATATCCTGTTCAACGAGGCCGGGTGGGTCAATACGTTTCTGCCGCTCGTCGTGCCGAAGTTTCTGGCAACGGAAGGGTTTTTCGTCTTTTTGATCGTTCAGTTTCTGCGCACGCTTCCCGCTGAGCTCGACAAAGCGGCGACGGTCGACGGGTGCGGGCCGATCCAAATTTACTGGCGAATCGCACTGCCGCTTTCCGTTCCGGTGTTGGTGACGACCGCGATTTTCACGTTTATCTGGACGTGGAACGACTTTTTTAGCCAGCTGCTCTATTTGAACGATGCGAAACGCTATACGGTTTCGCTCGGCCTAAGGCTGTTTCTCGACTCCAGCAGCCAGTCGCAATGGGGGCCGATGTTTGCGATGTCTGTCGTGTCGCTCGTGCCGGTTTTCGCGGTCTTTTTGTTCTTCCAGAGATATCTTCTCGAAGGAGTCGTCGCGGGAAGCCTGAAAGGGTGA
- a CDS encoding ABC transporter permease, whose product MESLTRQNAAAYLFLGPWLVGFSVVTLVPFVSSLYLAFTNYELFTTPRWIGFRNFIEMFLEDERFAHALKVTFLYVGVGVPLELAFALGLALLLNRGLRGLSFYRAVYYIPYLFGSSVAIAILWRKVFGIDGFINQFLSLLGVQGISWIGTPSTAIYTLVLLKVWQFGSPMIIFLAGLRQIPQEMYDAASIDGAGKWGRFRYVTMPLLSPILFFNLIMQMVYSFQAFTPAYIVSDGTGGPADATLFYTLYLYEKGFTQFHMGYASAMAWFLLVVIACWTAVGFLTSKKWVYYEQ is encoded by the coding sequence GTGGAGTCGTTGACACGACAAAACGCGGCGGCGTACCTTTTTTTGGGACCGTGGCTCGTCGGATTTTCGGTTGTGACGCTTGTGCCGTTCGTCAGCTCGTTGTATCTCGCCTTCACTAATTATGAGTTGTTTACGACTCCAAGATGGATAGGATTTAGAAATTTTATCGAGATGTTTTTAGAAGATGAGAGGTTTGCGCATGCATTGAAAGTGACGTTTCTTTACGTCGGAGTCGGCGTGCCGCTCGAGCTGGCGTTTGCGCTGGGGCTGGCGCTCTTGTTGAATCGCGGTTTGCGGGGATTGTCCTTTTATCGCGCTGTTTATTATATTCCGTATTTGTTCGGCAGCAGTGTGGCGATCGCTATTTTATGGAGGAAAGTGTTCGGGATCGACGGATTCATCAATCAGTTTTTAAGTTTATTAGGTGTTCAAGGGATAAGCTGGATCGGAACGCCGTCGACAGCGATTTATACGCTCGTTTTACTGAAAGTCTGGCAGTTCGGATCGCCGATGATCATTTTTCTTGCAGGATTAAGGCAGATTCCCCAGGAGATGTACGACGCTGCTTCCATCGACGGCGCGGGAAAATGGGGGCGTTTCCGGTATGTCACGATGCCGCTCTTGTCGCCGATTCTGTTCTTCAATTTGATCATGCAGATGGTGTATTCATTCCAGGCGTTTACGCCCGCTTACATCGTCAGCGACGGGACGGGAGGGCCGGCGGACGCGACGCTGTTTTACACGTTGTATTTGTATGAAAAGGGTTTTACGCAGTTTCATATGGGATACGCTTCGGCGATGGCCTGGTTTTTATTGGTGGTGATCGCATGCTGGACGGCCGTCGGATTTCTGACTTCGAAAAAGTGGGTGTACTACGAACAATGA
- a CDS encoding RNA polymerase subunit sigma-70: MPGLFAALALLVKQWSLLISYVKNNAFPQPLSEEEEEECLRRMAEGDIAARNKLIEHNLRLVAHIVKKFDNTREDVDDLISIGTIGLIKAIESFSPEKGTKLATFAARCIENEILMYLRSLKKTRKDVSLHDPIGTDKEGNAITLLDILGTEPDEVLDNVQLKIEKSKIYQNLDILDEREKEIVLHRFGLDGDGEERTQREIARELGISRSYVSRIEKRALMKLYHEFYRSKRSKR, encoded by the coding sequence GTGCCCGGGTTGTTTGCCGCGCTTGCGCTGCTGGTCAAACAATGGTCGCTGCTCATTTCCTATGTCAAAAACAACGCGTTTCCCCAGCCGCTGTCGGAGGAAGAAGAGGAGGAATGCCTGCGCAGAATGGCCGAAGGAGACATCGCCGCCCGCAACAAGCTGATCGAGCACAATTTGCGGCTGGTTGCGCACATCGTGAAAAAATTCGACAATACGCGAGAGGATGTCGACGACCTTATCTCGATCGGCACGATCGGCCTCATCAAGGCGATCGAAAGTTTTTCACCGGAAAAAGGTACGAAGCTCGCTACATTCGCCGCTCGCTGCATTGAAAATGAAATTTTAATGTATTTACGCTCTCTCAAGAAGACACGCAAGGATGTTTCTCTCCACGATCCGATCGGGACGGACAAAGAAGGTAACGCCATTACTCTTCTTGATATTCTTGGAACTGAGCCCGACGAAGTGCTGGATAACGTGCAGCTGAAGATCGAGAAGAGTAAAATTTATCAGAATCTCGATATTCTCGACGAGCGGGAAAAAGAAATCGTGCTGCACCGCTTCGGCCTCGACGGCGACGGCGAAGAACGCACCCAGCGGGAGATCGCCCGGGAACTCGGCATTTCGCGTTCGTACGTGTCGCGCATTGAAAAGCGGGCGCTAATGAAGCTGTATCACGAATTTTACCGGTCGAAGCGTTCCAAACGCTGA